The nucleotide window AGTACGCCGCGAACTCGAAGTACACCGCCCGGTCGTCGGCCTCCGGCGCGAGCTGCCGGTCCTCCAGCAGAACGTTCCGCACCTCCTCGAAGGCGGCCGGGCCGATCGCCTCGATCCGCTCGCGGAGCCCGTCCGGCGTAAGCGCCCCGAGCCGCGGCTCGATCTCCCGGTGCACGCAGGCGTGGAACAGCAGCCGCCAGTACCGGCCGAGCAACTCGTCCCGGCTGCCGGCCAGCAGCTCGGGGGCCGGGCGCTCGAGCAGGATGACGTGCTGGGGCAGCGAGTGGTCCGAGGGCAGTTGGAGCTCGTCCGGCTCGACGTGCTTGAACAGCGTGAACCGGTCGACCACGAAGCAGTGGCTGTGGGGCACCCGCCAGACCGCCCAGGTGCGCCCGGTCACCTTCTGAACGACCCGGGCGAGGACGGGCTCGGTGACGAGGACGACGGCCGGGTCGATGTCGCGGAGGATCCGGCCAAGTTCTTCGACTCTCATCCCCGAGAACTCCTGTACGTTCCGGGCGCGGGCGCCGCGTGCGGTCACGACCGGCTGGCCGGACCGCGTGCGAGACGTCCGCGCGGGCCAGGCGGCGGTGCCGGCGCCTGGCGTTCGGAGAGAGGCTTATGTTACCCGCCCGGGCCGCCGGGGCCACGCCCGAGTCGAATCCGACCGCTCCGAGTTCCCCGACTTCCGAGTTCGGCCCCGCGGCCCCACGGCCCCGCGGGCCGGCGAACAGGGGCCGGGGTTACCGTCGAAGGGCACTGGCGCCCGAGCCGAATTGAACGTCGCCGTTCGCGGTCACGGCTTGGCGCGGTTTCAGCGGGCCTCCTGCCACACCCCCGCGAACCGCTCCGCCGACCAACCAACGAGATCGGAGACCTGGCCGTCGCCGACTTCCACCACCCGGCTCACGCCGTCGCTCCGTTGCACCACATCGACCGAGAAGAAGGGGCTCGGGATACGTTCGGCGCACGTCCGGACGGCGTCCGGGATCGGTTCGGACGGGTCGGCCGTGTAGGGCCGGCCCCTGATCACGAAGTAACGCCGCTCGGTTCCGGCCACGAAGTCCTCGACGCGGCGCACGCAAATCCCGCCCTCGATTTCACCGCGGTATGCTTTCATCTCGGCCACGACCCGGTCGATCCGGGCCGGGTCGCGGACGAGCGAGCCGACCGAGGTCTTGAGCGACTTGACATAGTCCTTCACGAAGAACCCGTCCCACCCGAGCGCGCCCAACTCGCGCACCCAGTCGGCATCGGCCGGGTACACCCGGGTTTCGGGCGTCAGGTCGGGGATGAGTGGGTACCAGTTCGGCAGGTGGTGTGCGAGCAGGTACTCCCTCGGTGGGGTCAGCGGAACCCCTCCCGCGCTCTCGATCGCCCCAGCGAGCCGCCCGTACTCCGCGGCGTTCAGCATCCAGCCCCGGTAGACCACGGTCGCGGCCGGCGGGACGCCTTCGAGCCCTCGCCCGTTCCGCAGCACGCCGTCCGAGAGGAGCGAGGACGCGAACCCGGCCGCCGCGAGCGCGACCGCCTGTTCCTCAAAGAGGTCCTCGGGCACGTTCCGGCCGCGTGGGTCCGTGGGAAACAGGAAGTGCATCAGGTCACCGGTGGCGGGTGATTCGAACGGCGATGAGGCCGGTAGTGGCGCCACGAACGTGGTCCCCGCGACGGCGACGTTGCCGGCTGTCGCCGCGAAGACGAGTGCTTTCGATCCGCCCGTTGCCACGCCCCCCGGCCGGCCGGCACGAACAAACGCCCGAGACGAACATAACACCTTGGCGCTGGCGGGGCGAGGGGAGGCCGGCCGTTGTCGCGCGGGCGGGCGAAAAGTTGAAGGAATGCGCCCGTGTCCGGGGACTACATTGTGGAGACCGAGCCCCGGGGACCCACATGGCCGTATCGCAACCGCTCTGCAACTCGCTCCAGCAGTTGAACCGCGCCCTGCTCGCCGCGAAACTCGCCGACCTGCCCGACGCGGAACTGATCGGGCGGTTCGCGGAGCGGCGCGACGAGTCCGCGTTCGCCGCGCTGGTGCGCCGGCACGGGCCGCTCGTTCTCGGCGTGTGCCGGCGCGTGCTGCGGCACGAACAGGACGCCGAGGACGCCTTTCAGGCGACGTTTCTGGTGCTCGCCCGCGACGCCACCGCCGTCCGGCGGGCCGGCGCGGTCGGGAGCTGGTTGTACGGGGTGGCCTACAACGTCGCGCGCCGCGCCGAAACCGCCCGCCGGCGCCGCGCGGCCCGGGAGCGCGAGGCGGCCGTGCGACAACCGACCGCCGCACCCGAAACGGCTCCGGACGACCTGCGGGATGTGCTCGACCGCGAACTGAACGCGCTGCCGGACAAGTACCGCACCGCCGTTGTGCTGTGCGACCTCACGGGGCTGACCGCCCAGCAGGCGTCGGTCGAAGTCGGGTGCCCGGCGAAGACGCTGGGGACACGACTCGCCCGCGGGCGGGCACTTCTGGCAGACCGGCTCGTGCGGCGCGGCGTCGGGCTGTCGGTCGGGGCGCTGGTCGCGATTTCGGCTCCCTCCGCGGCCGGCGCCGTGCCGCCGCGGCTGGCCGAGTTTACGGTCCAGCTCGTAGCCGGATCGAACACCGGGCCGGCGACCGCCCCTCCGGCTGTCGCGGCCCTTGCAGAAGGAGTGTCGAACGTCATGGCGCTGAAAACGCTCAAACTCGTTGCGGTTCTGGTGTGCGGTGTTGTACTCGTCGGCGGCGTGGCGAAGCACGGCGGGTTCGCCCTTCACGCCCGCCACACGAAACTGGCCCGATCCGCTGCACCCGGCACAACGGAAACTCCCGACGGTTCACCGGCAGTGGAGCAAAAGAACCCCGCCGATTTTCTCGACCACTTCCACCGGTTCATTGAGCACGTCCACGACGTGCTCGGGATCGGACCGGGGGAACAGATCGCCGCTGCCCCAGGTGAAGGTAAGAAGGATGAAACACCCGCCGGCGTGTGGGTGAAGAAGGACGGCGAGTTAAAGGTCGAATTCTCCGAGAAGGGCGTTCTGAGCCTCTCTCCGCACGGCGAAAACAAGGTGGTTGTGATCGTCTGCGAGTTCGGTCCCGGCAAGGACGGGCTGGTGAAGGCCAAAGTGACCGGGTTCGAGGGGATAGAAGAAGCGAAGAAAAAGATCATGGACCGCCTGCCGCTCGGAACAGAGTTCACCTTCGTGTGGAAGGTGAACGGCGGCTCCGCAACCCTCGGCGATGTGAAGAGCGGTAAGGACACGGCCGACGTGTTGAAGTCTCACCTGGAGGCCGAATACACGAAGAAGTAGCCCCTACGCTTCAAGCTCACGAAGAACCGCAGAGCCGGAGTGCGACAGCAGTTGAAGTGGGCCGGCACGGCATCGGGTTTTACGTGTTCACGAAGGCCGATTTTGACAGGATCGACAGGATGAACAGGATAAAGGCGGACTGGTCTTTATCCTGTTCATCCTGTCGATCCTGTCAAAATCGGCCTTGGCTTCGGGTCCGCCGTGCCGCGCAGCTCAGGTCTCATTCCGCCACGCGTCCAACGGCCGCCGGACGGAACACCGGCGGCCGTTGGGCTCCGCGCGGTTACTCTTTGAACTCGCCCGACGACGGCTTCCCGGCGATCTCACCGGCCACCGTCCCCTCGAAGTCGGCCACGTTTCCCAGCCCCGGGTCGGTGCCGACGAACTTCGACGCCTTGCCGTCCTTCGCCTCGCCGGCGGGCGGGGCCAGCTTGATGGTCATCGGCGGCACAACTTTGCCGTCCTTGGTCTTCGTTTCCTTCGTGGTCAGGATGAACTCGTCCGCGGAGACGGCCTTCGGGGTCTTCTCGTCGCCCCCGAGTAGCAGCACGGTGCATTGCTTCTTGTCGTGGTCGACGGTGAACTCGGCGTGGTACTTGCCCAGGTCGAACACCACCCCGCCGTTCGGCCCCTTGCCGTGGGCGTGGTCGTCCGCGTGGCTGCTCTTTTTGTCCCCGCTCTTCGTCGGGTCGCCCTTGTTCTCGCAGCCGGTCAGCGCCAGCGCGGCGGTCAAAATCCCCAACCCGAACAGGTTCGTGTAACGCATCACATCGGTCCTTTCGTAACAGGTGAAACTCGACGCGTCCGTACTCATCCGGCCGCCCGCAACAGGTCCACATCGGACCCTTCTCGACGGGCCAACCGCTCGGCGTCCGTGCCCGAGAAGCTCCAAAGCACGTCACGTCGTGAACTTGAAGCCACGACCGTTCGCTTAGCATGTGTATCGGAATGGGAGCCGCACAGCGTGGTATTGCGGACCCGAGACGAGGGCGTGTCTCACCCCCACGCGACGGAAAGGCCAAGCAGATTTTTGACAGGATCGACCGGATTCACCGGATAAAGGCGGATCGGCATTTATCCGGTGAATCCGGTCGATCCTGTCAAAATCGGCTTTCATAAACCCGAAGACTAACGCGTAACTGAGCGACAACACAACAGCCCGTCAATTCCGCTACCAGTTCCAAAGCAGGCGGCCGTGGTTGCGCCGCGAGTTCGACGAGCCGCGACCGCCAGGGAGC belongs to Gemmata obscuriglobus and includes:
- a CDS encoding RNA polymerase sigma factor; this encodes MAVSQPLCNSLQQLNRALLAAKLADLPDAELIGRFAERRDESAFAALVRRHGPLVLGVCRRVLRHEQDAEDAFQATFLVLARDATAVRRAGAVGSWLYGVAYNVARRAETARRRRAAREREAAVRQPTAAPETAPDDLRDVLDRELNALPDKYRTAVVLCDLTGLTAQQASVEVGCPAKTLGTRLARGRALLADRLVRRGVGLSVGALVAISAPSAAGAVPPRLAEFTVQLVAGSNTGPATAPPAVAALAEGVSNVMALKTLKLVAVLVCGVVLVGGVAKHGGFALHARHTKLARSAAPGTTETPDGSPAVEQKNPADFLDHFHRFIEHVHDVLGIGPGEQIAAAPGEGKKDETPAGVWVKKDGELKVEFSEKGVLSLSPHGENKVVVIVCEFGPGKDGLVKAKVTGFEGIEEAKKKIMDRLPLGTEFTFVWKVNGGSATLGDVKSGKDTADVLKSHLEAEYTKK
- a CDS encoding ATP-grasp domain-containing protein, encoding MHFLFPTDPRGRNVPEDLFEEQAVALAAAGFASSLLSDGVLRNGRGLEGVPPAATVVYRGWMLNAAEYGRLAGAIESAGGVPLTPPREYLLAHHLPNWYPLIPDLTPETRVYPADADWVRELGALGWDGFFVKDYVKSLKTSVGSLVRDPARIDRVVAEMKAYRGEIEGGICVRRVEDFVAGTERRYFVIRGRPYTADPSEPIPDAVRTCAERIPSPFFSVDVVQRSDGVSRVVEVGDGQVSDLVGWSAERFAGVWQEAR